The sequence below is a genomic window from Bradyrhizobium septentrionale.
GACATCTTCGCATCCATCGTCCCGAACGCCACGAGCTGACGCAGACGCTCGGGCGTGTCCGCGAGCACCTCGCCCAGCGCCACCGCGAGCCTCTCCGGCGTGCAGTCCTCCTGCAGGAATTCCGGGATGACCTCGCTGCCGATCACAAGATTGGCGAGGATCACCGACGACACCCGGATCGCACGGCGCAGGATGAACGCCTCGGCGGCGCCGACGCGATAGGCCGTCACCATCGGAATGCCCGACAGCGCGAGCTCGAGCGTCACGGTGCCCGACTTCGCGAGCGCGGCGCGCGCCACGCGGAATGCGGCACGTTTCTCGGTCTCGCCGACCGCGAGCCGTGGCACCACTGGCCACGACCCGATGCCTTCGCGCACCATCGCCTCGAGATGCGGCATGGTGGGGAGCACGAGCTCGAACGATTTCTGCTTGCCGAGCTGACCGAGCGCCGCGCCGAACAGCGCCAGATGATGCCTGATCTCGCTGCGTCGGCTGCCCGGCAGCACCAGCAGCACCGGCGGCGCGGCGTCGCGGCGCTTCTGCTCCTCCGCGTTCGGCCGCAGCGAGGCGAATTGCTCGGTCAGGGGATGGCCGACATAGCTGCACGGCGGTCCCTGCAGCTTGCGATATTCCTCGGGCTCAAAGGGCAGCAGCGCGAGCACGTGATCGACGTAGCCCCGCATCGCGCGCGCCCTGCCCGGCCGCCACGCCCACACCGACGGCGACACGTAATCGACGATCGGGATATCAGGGTTGCGGGCGCGGACGCGGCGGGCGACGCGGTGGGTGAAGTCCGGGCTGTCGATGATGACGAGCATGTCGGGCGCATCAGCGAGCACCGCGTCGGCGGTGCGGCGGATCAATCGCAGGATTTTCGGCAGTTGCTTCACCACGGCGGCAAAGCCCATGATCGACAGTTCCTCGATCGGGAACAGCGGCGTGATGCCCTCGCTTGTCATCGCCCGGCCGCCGACGCCGGAAAACTGCACGGCATCGCCGAGGCGCTGGCGCAGCACCTTCATCAGCGCCGCGCCGAGCCGATCGCCGGATTCCTCGGTCGCGATGAGGAAGATCTTGCGAGGCGTGCTGGGAGGGCGCGCCTGCATCAGCCCGCCAGTCCGATGACAAAGAGCCCCCTGGCGTCGGCGGCCTCGATCAGGGCCTGCGGTTCGGCGGCCAGCGTGTTACCGGCGATCACGGCAATGCCGGCGATGCCGGCCGCGGCCGCGCCCTCGACCGTCCGCGGACCGATGGTCGGCAGATCGAAGCGCAGGTCCTGGCTGCTCTTCGGCGCCTTCACCAGCACGCCGCGGCCGCCCTTGGCGCGAATGCGGCCCTCGGCGCGCAGCCGCGCCACCCGCGCCAGCAGCCCATCGGTGCCTTCGATGTCCTCGACCGCAACCACGTGCCCGTCGATCACCACCGCCGCCTGGCCGATGTCGAACGGGCCGAGCGCGTCGAGCACCCCGCGGCCGCGCGCGATATCGGCAAGCGCGGCACCGTCCGGCGTCGCGCGCGTCACGGCGCCCTCGGGCATCAGGAGATCGGGTGCGACATCCTTGATTCCGACCATGCGGAATCCCTGCTGCTCGAGGATGCGGCCGACACTCGACAACAGATGATCGTCGCCGCCGCGAAACGCGCGCACGACATGGCCGAGCAGGCGCAGCGTGCCCCAGTCGAGCCGGATCTCCGACAGCGCCGGACGCACCAGCGTGCCGATGAAGATCAGATCGCGGCAGCCTTCGTCGCGGAATAGCCGGGTCGCCCGTCCGAGCTGGCCGACCGAGATCCAGCGATGACGAAAGCGCTGCGCGCGCGCGGGATCGCAGGCGCCGCGCAGCGCAAACAGCACCGGCGTGATGCCGCGCGCCGTAAGCTGGTCAGCAACCGCGAACGGCATGGCGCCGCCACCAGCAATGACGCCGACCGGCGAGGAAAGCGAGGGAGCCGCTGACGTCATGCTGGCGGCCATTCCATGCTCAATCGGTGTCGGCTGGAAGGCAGAGCGGCCGGAGCTTGCCGCCCTCGATGAAGGCGAGGATTTCGGCGATCGCGGGATCCTCTCCCGCCAGCGGCTGCACCGAGGCCAGCCGCTCGGCAAAGATGCCGGGGCCGTGGAACAGCTTTTGATAGAACGCGCGCACCGTCGCCAGCCGCGACTTGGTGA
It includes:
- the lpxB gene encoding lipid-A-disaccharide synthase; this translates as MQARPPSTPRKIFLIATEESGDRLGAALMKVLRQRLGDAVQFSGVGGRAMTSEGITPLFPIEELSIMGFAAVVKQLPKILRLIRRTADAVLADAPDMLVIIDSPDFTHRVARRVRARNPDIPIVDYVSPSVWAWRPGRARAMRGYVDHVLALLPFEPEEYRKLQGPPCSYVGHPLTEQFASLRPNAEEQKRRDAAPPVLLVLPGSRRSEIRHHLALFGAALGQLGKQKSFELVLPTMPHLEAMVREGIGSWPVVPRLAVGETEKRAAFRVARAALAKSGTVTLELALSGIPMVTAYRVGAAEAFILRRAIRVSSVILANLVIGSEVIPEFLQEDCTPERLAVALGEVLADTPERLRQLVAFGTMDAKMSTGDQPPSVRAADIVLATMSGRPG
- a CDS encoding LpxI family protein codes for the protein MTSAAPSLSSPVGVIAGGGAMPFAVADQLTARGITPVLFALRGACDPARAQRFRHRWISVGQLGRATRLFRDEGCRDLIFIGTLVRPALSEIRLDWGTLRLLGHVVRAFRGGDDHLLSSVGRILEQQGFRMVGIKDVAPDLLMPEGAVTRATPDGAALADIARGRGVLDALGPFDIGQAAVVIDGHVVAVEDIEGTDGLLARVARLRAEGRIRAKGGRGVLVKAPKSSQDLRFDLPTIGPRTVEGAAAAGIAGIAVIAGNTLAAEPQALIEAADARGLFVIGLAG